In Desulfobulbus oralis, one DNA window encodes the following:
- a CDS encoding aspartate/glutamate racemase family protein encodes MKKKIVGILGGMGPEATVDLMQRVLRATPAQDDQDHIHMLVDNNPQVPSRIRALLEKTGESPGPCLKNMARKLEFWGADFLAMPCNTAHYYHKEIQSAVSIPVLNILSLSVEESMRRKPHLRRVGLLAATAVLNLNLYGQIFSAHGVEALAPPALIQKRVMSTIRTIKTGQYDEEVFTVLREAINSLMEAGAEIILVACTELSVVSGRLEASVPILDAAQILAEHIVREAQQTI; translated from the coding sequence ATGAAAAAGAAAATAGTTGGCATTCTTGGTGGCATGGGGCCAGAGGCCACCGTAGATTTGATGCAACGTGTCCTCCGTGCCACTCCTGCGCAGGACGACCAAGATCATATTCACATGCTTGTGGACAACAACCCGCAAGTTCCCTCGCGCATCCGGGCTCTCCTCGAAAAAACGGGGGAAAGCCCTGGTCCCTGCCTAAAAAATATGGCCCGTAAACTCGAGTTCTGGGGAGCAGATTTCTTGGCCATGCCCTGCAATACGGCTCACTACTATCACAAGGAGATACAATCGGCGGTATCCATTCCGGTTCTCAACATTCTCTCTCTTTCAGTAGAAGAGAGCATGCGCCGAAAGCCGCATCTGCGGCGGGTAGGCCTGCTTGCCGCTACGGCAGTTTTAAATTTGAATCTTTATGGGCAAATATTTTCAGCTCATGGAGTGGAAGCTCTTGCACCCCCCGCTCTCATACAAAAACGCGTCATGTCAACCATCCGGACGATCAAGACCGGACAATACGATGAGGAGGTATTCACAGTACTGCGAGAAGCGATAAACAGCCTCATGGAAGCAGGCGCTGAAATTATTCTTGTGGCCTGTACGGAACTATCTGTTGTTTCTGGGCGATTGGAGGCATCGGTTCCCATCTTGGACGCTGCCCAAATCCTGGCAGAGCACATCGTTCGTGAGGCTCAACAGACCATCTGA
- a CDS encoding D-cysteine desulfhydrase, whose protein sequence is MNLAKFPRRRYTIGPTPLEFLPRFTEAVGGPQIYIKRDDLLGLTSGGNKTRKLEFLVADALAQKADTLITCGAVQSNHCRLTLSAAVKEGLKCRLVLEERVPGSYNPEASGNNFLFQLLGVEKIIVVPAGSDMMAAMNSVAKELETEGRKGYVIPGGGSNAIGATGYVACAQEIQDQLFQMGIEIHRVCVASGSAGTHAGLLTGFLGCNMNIPIVGIGVSRDPQDQDPLVHRVAVETAKRLGIRQEIEKDSVVTFGDYWRPQYSVPNAKMVEAVNLMAKTEGILLDPVYTGKAMAGLIDLCRNGYFKKEENLLFVHTGGSPALYAYQKVLLGQENLPG, encoded by the coding sequence ATGAATCTCGCAAAATTTCCCCGTCGCCGTTACACCATTGGTCCAACTCCTTTGGAATTTCTCCCCCGCTTCACTGAGGCTGTGGGAGGGCCGCAAATTTACATCAAACGTGACGACCTATTAGGTTTGACCTCGGGAGGGAATAAAACCAGAAAACTGGAATTTCTCGTGGCCGATGCACTGGCACAGAAGGCCGATACCCTTATCACTTGCGGAGCGGTGCAATCCAATCACTGTCGGCTCACATTGTCCGCTGCAGTCAAAGAAGGATTGAAATGTCGGCTGGTACTGGAAGAACGCGTGCCGGGTTCCTACAATCCCGAGGCATCGGGAAACAACTTTCTCTTTCAGCTTCTGGGTGTTGAAAAAATTATAGTAGTACCTGCAGGCAGTGACATGATGGCCGCCATGAATTCCGTTGCGAAGGAACTTGAGACTGAAGGACGAAAAGGCTATGTCATTCCCGGCGGAGGCTCCAACGCCATTGGTGCTACGGGTTATGTGGCCTGCGCCCAGGAAATCCAAGACCAGCTTTTTCAGATGGGTATAGAAATCCATCGGGTCTGCGTCGCATCCGGTTCCGCCGGAACCCATGCCGGTTTGCTGACAGGTTTTCTCGGATGCAACATGAACATTCCCATTGTAGGTATTGGGGTCAGTCGCGATCCTCAAGATCAGGATCCACTGGTGCATAGGGTAGCAGTGGAAACAGCCAAACGTCTCGGTATTCGTCAGGAGATTGAGAAAGATTCTGTGGTCACCTTCGGCGATTACTGGCGACCGCAGTATTCTGTCCCCAACGCGAAAATGGTGGAAGCAGTGAACCTCATGGCTAAGACCGAAGGCATTCTGCTTGATCCGGTGTACACGGGCAAGGCGATGGCAGGGCTCATTGATTTGTGCCGGAATGGCTATTTTAAAAAGGAAGAGAATCTGCTGTTTGTCCATACCGGCGGTTCTCCAGCTCTTTATGCATACCAGAAAGTTCTTTTGGGGCAGGAGAATCTCCCTGGATAA
- a CDS encoding RidA family protein, protein MPKLISTDTAPLAIGPYAQAVCTESLLFISGQLPVDPGTGTLIPGDVSAQTHQCLKNLSAIASAAGLSLKQAVKVTVFLTDMADFPSMNAVYSHYFGATLPARSTVQVAGLPKNAALEIEAILAY, encoded by the coding sequence ATGCCCAAATTGATTTCTACCGATACAGCGCCGCTTGCGATTGGTCCATATGCTCAAGCGGTATGTACTGAATCCCTCCTCTTTATTTCAGGCCAGCTACCAGTGGATCCTGGCACAGGAACTCTTATTCCCGGAGATGTTTCGGCTCAAACCCATCAGTGCCTAAAAAATCTTTCGGCCATCGCCTCCGCTGCCGGGCTTAGCCTAAAGCAGGCGGTAAAAGTCACCGTTTTTCTGACCGATATGGCGGATTTTCCCAGTATGAATGCCGTATATTCACATTACTTCGGCGCGACCCTACCTGCAAGGTCCACAGTGCAAGTGGCAGGTCTTCCTAAAAATGCAGCCTTGGAGATCGAGGCAATACTCGCATATTAA
- a CDS encoding helix-turn-helix transcriptional regulator yields the protein MQEQEAVFKTLEDVAEALCAMFPKNLEVVLHDLAEPSQSIRHISGNVTGRKVGDAVTDLVIKALHKEGKNVKNRYNYKTISRDGRTLKSSTVFLRDKEDKIIGVLCINFDTTDYKNASHALEIFTNVYKDTDSQEKNETFVELITESIESIFKQAESKIGKESATMNRIEKIKLVKELEKNGVFKIKGGIDHIASLMGISKYTIYNYLKIIQTEEDIQRI from the coding sequence ATGCAAGAACAAGAAGCTGTCTTCAAAACGTTAGAGGATGTCGCTGAAGCGCTATGCGCCATGTTTCCCAAAAATCTGGAGGTTGTTCTCCACGACCTGGCAGAGCCATCACAATCCATACGGCATATAAGTGGCAATGTTACCGGGCGCAAAGTTGGGGATGCTGTGACAGATCTTGTGATAAAGGCACTGCATAAGGAGGGTAAAAACGTCAAAAATCGTTATAACTATAAAACAATTAGCCGTGATGGAAGAACGTTAAAATCGAGTACAGTTTTTTTAAGGGATAAAGAAGATAAAATTATTGGAGTCCTTTGTATAAATTTTGATACCACAGATTATAAAAATGCTTCCCATGCATTAGAAATATTTACAAATGTATATAAAGATACAGATTCCCAAGAAAAAAATGAAACATTTGTAGAATTAATAACAGAATCTATCGAATCAATATTTAAACAAGCAGAATCAAAAATAGGAAAAGAATCTGCAACTATGAATCGCATTGAAAAAATAAAACTGGTTAAGGAGCTTGAAAAAAATGGAGTATTTAAAATAAAAGGAGGTATTGACCATATAGCATCACTTATGGGTATATCTAAATATACTATTTATAATTATTTAAAAATAATACAAACAGAGGAAGATATACAGCGTATATAG
- a CDS encoding IS30 family transposase, whose translation MVCASRGKATLLSCNERKGRFLLLAKAQSKTAAASGEALVPRLCEMPPGLRQTLTLDNGSEMAQFKKLEQATGLFTYFCRPHSPWHRGANENECSFQLCASRLPSYSISINEA comes from the coding sequence CTGGTTTGTGCCTCCAGGGGCAAGGCAACGCTGCTCAGTTGCAACGAACGCAAAGGCCGCTTTCTGCTGCTGGCCAAGGCCCAAAGCAAGACGGCCGCCGCCTCGGGCGAGGCGCTTGTTCCGCGTTTGTGCGAGATGCCACCAGGCCTGCGGCAGACTTTGACCCTTGATAACGGTTCGGAAATGGCCCAATTCAAAAAATTGGAGCAGGCAACTGGACTGTTCACGTACTTTTGCAGGCCGCATTCGCCTTGGCACCGCGGTGCCAACGAAAACGAGTGTAGCTTTCAGCTCTGTGCCTCGCGGCTTCCGTCATATTCTATCTCGATTAATGAGGCCTGA
- a CDS encoding MBL fold metallo-hydrolase, which produces MSTLVWILALGAGLALGAHLVFSHPRFGVRPGGARLERVQASAHYRHGQFQNQLPTPQFSPTVNPLPVLWDFYFGRHERLRPAGPLPVIKTDLRALPPHDLILWLGHSSWYVQLGGRRLLIDPVLSDHAAPFAFLEKAFAGTGICRPEDLPELDMLLISHDHWDHLDYATVMALKDKIRLVACPLGLGASFESWGFDPALVRELDWGDRVRLDALTLYLLPARHYSRRFLFERQSFWGSFALTAGDRRLFYSGDSGYGPHFAEIGRQFGAFDAAILECGQYDKNWPYIHMMPEESALAALDLKARVLIPSHMGRFCIANHAWDEPLIRLSAASKNAPYQLATPRIGEPVVLNRPLPTTQWWTGIR; this is translated from the coding sequence ATGAGCACTCTGGTCTGGATTCTGGCCCTGGGCGCGGGTCTGGCGCTTGGCGCCCATCTCGTCTTTTCCCATCCGCGCTTTGGCGTGCGGCCCGGAGGCGCGCGGCTGGAGCGCGTCCAGGCCTCGGCCCACTACCGGCATGGTCAGTTTCAGAATCAACTGCCGACCCCGCAGTTCTCCCCGACCGTCAACCCGCTGCCGGTGCTCTGGGATTTTTATTTCGGCCGCCACGAGAGGCTGCGGCCCGCCGGGCCCCTGCCGGTCATCAAAACCGATCTGCGCGCCCTGCCCCCCCATGACCTCATCCTCTGGCTGGGGCACAGTTCCTGGTATGTGCAGCTTGGGGGCAGGCGCCTGCTGATCGATCCGGTCCTGAGCGACCATGCCGCGCCTTTCGCCTTCCTGGAAAAGGCCTTTGCCGGCACCGGCATATGCCGGCCTGAAGACCTGCCGGAGCTGGATATGCTGCTCATTTCCCATGACCACTGGGATCATCTGGATTACGCGACAGTCATGGCCCTGAAAGACAAAATCCGGCTTGTGGCCTGCCCGCTGGGCCTGGGCGCCTCTTTCGAATCCTGGGGTTTCGATCCGGCACTTGTCCGCGAGCTGGACTGGGGCGACAGGGTCCGGCTCGACGCGTTGACCCTGTACCTGCTGCCGGCCAGGCACTATTCCCGGCGCTTCCTTTTCGAGAGGCAAAGCTTCTGGGGCAGCTTTGCCCTGACAGCGGGCGACAGACGCCTCTTCTACAGCGGCGATTCCGGCTATGGTCCGCACTTTGCCGAAATCGGCAGGCAATTCGGCGCATTCGATGCGGCCATTCTGGAGTGCGGCCAGTACGACAAAAACTGGCCCTATATCCACATGATGCCGGAGGAGAGCGCGCTCGCGGCCCTGGATCTCAAAGCCAGGGTGCTGATTCCCAGCCACATGGGCCGCTTCTGCATTGCCAACCACGCCTGGGACGAGCCCCTGATCCGGCTGAGCGCGGCCAGCAAAAATGCGCCGTATCAACTGGCAACGCCCAGAATCGGCGAGCCGGTCGTTTTGAACCGCCCCCTGCCCACGACACAGTGGTGGACAGGCATTCGATAG
- the thiD gene encoding bifunctional hydroxymethylpyrimidine kinase/phosphomethylpyrimidine kinase, with the protein MTKTYVRALTIAGSDSCGGAGIQADLKTFAALGCYGMSAITAVTAQNTLGVQAIAAVPPDVVRAQIEAVLADPGVDVIKIGMLFSSSLIRTVAQCLQKCVGGTPLVLDPVMVAQSGDSLLENDAVTALREALIPLATLMTPNLPEAEKLLARPIGAEDMAGAAQELAALGCPNVLLKGGHLEGADCDDVLFLGETKRTLRFPGRRIATKNDHGTGCTLSSAIASGLARGLPLEDAVRQGKAYLSAALSAGAAYRLGQGHGPVHHFYAFFPDSPGKERA; encoded by the coding sequence ATGACGAAAACATACGTGCGCGCGCTCACCATTGCCGGTTCGGACAGTTGCGGCGGAGCGGGCATTCAGGCTGACCTCAAAACCTTTGCCGCCCTTGGCTGCTACGGCATGAGCGCCATCACCGCGGTCACGGCGCAAAACACCCTGGGTGTGCAGGCCATCGCCGCTGTGCCCCCCGACGTGGTGAGAGCCCAAATCGAAGCCGTGCTTGCCGATCCGGGTGTGGATGTCATCAAAATCGGCATGCTCTTCTCTTCGTCCCTGATCCGCACCGTGGCCCAATGTCTGCAAAAATGTGTGGGCGGCACGCCGCTCGTGCTCGACCCGGTCATGGTGGCGCAGAGCGGCGATTCCCTGTTGGAAAATGACGCGGTGACCGCGCTCAGGGAGGCGCTCATACCGCTGGCCACCCTGATGACGCCCAACCTGCCGGAGGCGGAAAAACTGCTGGCCCGTCCGATAGGGGCGGAGGACATGGCGGGTGCGGCCCAGGAACTGGCTGCTCTGGGCTGCCCAAATGTGCTCCTGAAGGGCGGTCACCTCGAGGGGGCGGATTGCGACGACGTTCTGTTTCTGGGCGAGACCAAAAGGACACTGCGCTTTCCGGGCAGGCGCATTGCCACCAAAAACGATCATGGCACCGGCTGCACCCTGTCCTCCGCCATTGCCTCCGGCCTGGCCAGAGGGCTGCCGCTGGAGGATGCGGTGCGGCAGGGCAAGGCCTATCTCAGCGCCGCCCTGAGCGCCGGGGCTGCATACCGGCTTGGCCAGGGGCACGGCCCGGTCCATCACTTCTACGCCTTTTTTCCCGACAGTCCCGGGAAGGAGCGGGCATGA
- a CDS encoding M18 family aminopeptidase, whose translation MSQEQYLQELLRFLEASPTAFHATATVQGILAEHGFTRLFEPDDWGELGPGSYYVSRNDSSLIAFVLEHGTSGCRSLRMAGAHTDSPGFRVKPHALHSTGGYVQLGVEVYGGAMLSTWFDRDCSLAGRVVWQDGEGRAQAGLVDFQRPLVVMPSLAVHLDPEARGRHAINRQTDLAPILMLGEEPDFATLLLEQLARQRGAARRQVASGEVLAFDLFLYDAQPPDQIGLNGEFVCSARLDNLLSCHALARALAGAATRDSLIVLNDHEEVGSATVAGAGGTFLQDVLARLFPPAQMRRILAASLFVSADNAHALHPNFMASYEPEHSPRMQAGPVIKTNAGQRYATSAATAAQFVLLCRRAGVPCQDFVMRNDMSCGSTIGPLVASGLGVPVVDVGVAQLAMHSVREMAAWRDGASFLQAMQAFFGADEALLRAPLVGV comes from the coding sequence ATGAGTCAGGAACAGTATCTGCAGGAATTGCTCCGTTTTCTGGAGGCGTCGCCCACCGCCTTTCATGCCACGGCAACTGTGCAGGGGATCCTTGCCGAGCACGGTTTCACGAGGCTTTTCGAGCCGGATGACTGGGGCGAACTCGGCCCCGGCTCCTACTATGTCAGCAGAAACGATTCGAGCCTCATCGCCTTTGTGCTGGAGCACGGCACGTCTGGCTGCCGCAGCCTGCGCATGGCGGGCGCCCATACCGACAGTCCGGGCTTCCGGGTCAAGCCCCATGCCCTGCACTCGACCGGCGGCTATGTGCAGCTTGGCGTGGAGGTGTACGGCGGCGCGATGCTGTCCACCTGGTTTGACCGGGACTGCTCGCTGGCCGGCCGGGTCGTCTGGCAGGATGGGGAGGGCCGGGCGCAGGCAGGTCTTGTGGATTTTCAGCGGCCCCTGGTGGTGATGCCCAGTCTGGCCGTGCACCTGGATCCGGAAGCCAGGGGGCGGCATGCGATCAACCGCCAGACCGATTTGGCGCCCATCCTGATGCTGGGCGAGGAGCCGGATTTTGCCACCCTGCTTCTGGAGCAGTTGGCCCGGCAGCGTGGCGCTGCCAGGAGGCAGGTGGCCTCTGGCGAGGTGCTGGCCTTTGATCTTTTTCTCTACGATGCCCAGCCGCCGGACCAGATCGGTCTGAACGGCGAGTTCGTGTGTTCGGCCAGGCTCGACAATCTCCTGTCCTGCCATGCGCTGGCGCGGGCTCTGGCCGGCGCCGCCACGCGCGACAGCCTGATCGTGCTGAACGACCACGAGGAGGTGGGCAGCGCCACAGTCGCGGGTGCAGGGGGCACTTTTCTGCAGGACGTGTTGGCCCGGCTCTTTCCGCCCGCACAGATGCGGCGGATTTTGGCCGCTTCGCTCTTTGTGTCGGCCGACAACGCCCACGCGCTGCATCCGAACTTCATGGCCAGCTACGAGCCGGAGCACAGTCCCCGCATGCAGGCCGGGCCGGTCATCAAAACCAATGCGGGCCAGCGCTACGCCACCAGCGCCGCGACTGCCGCGCAGTTCGTCCTGCTCTGCCGCAGGGCCGGCGTCCCCTGTCAGGACTTTGTGATGCGAAACGACATGAGCTGCGGCTCCACCATCGGGCCCCTGGTGGCCTCGGGCCTGGGGGTGCCGGTGGTGGATGTGGGCGTGGCGCAACTGGCCATGCACTCGGTGCGGGAAATGGCGGCGTGGCGGGACGGCGCCTCTTTTCTGCAGGCCATGCAGGCCTTTTTCGGCGCGGACGAGGCGCTGCTGCGAGCTCCGCTGGTTGGTGTCTGA
- a CDS encoding M3 family oligoendopeptidase — MSTQNSNMALGVDSVRWNLRFLYENAGPALEADMARCREASQALADRYAGRVARLTAAGLLDLVRGLEALEERLGRLESYAYLNFITQTEDAPASALMQQIEALTAELGRQTVFFRVEWNQLPAETAERLLAAPELAVYRHYLTVLRNRAPHQLGLQEEQLLQALAPVGRSAWNTLFDKLMSQLRFGPDQRTEEEVLAGLYRPERPLRQQAALELTRGLQDNLHILTHIFNTLAQEKAIMDRLRRYPHWDSAINLHNELKPETVSTLLDTVTSGYGIVQRYYRMKRELLGLDELFDYDRYAPLPGAEGEKALSWPECRSVVLEAFAAFSPEMAEMADGFFRERRLHAPVLPGKASGAFAHPTVPSARPYVLLNYTGRREDVFTLAHELGHGVHQTLAARQGLYNSDTPLVLAETASVFAEMLVFRAMLKRERSATRRCALVAGKLESIFATVFRQVAMNRFEAAMHEGRSRGELSAERLSALWLDTQGAMFADSVTLTDNYRLWWAYIPHFLATPGYVYAYAFGELLVLALYARYEQEGWAFVPAYLRLLAAGGSRDPYALLAPFGIDLDDPAFWQGGLELIRALLAEAEEASAVQGRD, encoded by the coding sequence GTGTCGACACAAAACAGCAACATGGCCCTGGGCGTGGACAGCGTGCGCTGGAATCTGCGCTTTCTCTATGAAAACGCCGGCCCGGCGCTGGAGGCGGATATGGCCCGCTGCCGGGAGGCGTCGCAGGCCCTGGCCGATCGCTATGCCGGCCGGGTGGCCAGGCTTACGGCCGCCGGATTGCTGGACCTTGTGCGTGGGCTGGAGGCCCTGGAAGAACGGCTGGGCCGGCTGGAATCCTATGCCTATCTGAATTTCATCACCCAGACCGAGGACGCGCCTGCCTCGGCGCTCATGCAGCAGATCGAGGCCCTCACTGCGGAACTGGGCCGGCAGACCGTGTTCTTTCGGGTCGAGTGGAACCAGTTGCCGGCCGAGACGGCCGAGCGGCTGCTGGCCGCTCCGGAACTCGCAGTGTACAGGCACTATCTGACGGTGCTCAGGAACAGGGCGCCCCACCAGCTTGGCCTGCAGGAAGAGCAGCTCCTGCAGGCGCTTGCGCCCGTGGGCCGGAGTGCCTGGAATACCCTCTTCGACAAGCTGATGAGCCAGTTGCGCTTCGGCCCGGACCAGCGCACCGAGGAAGAGGTGCTGGCCGGGCTCTATCGCCCAGAGCGCCCGCTGCGGCAACAGGCGGCCCTGGAACTGACCCGGGGACTGCAGGACAACCTGCACATCCTGACCCATATCTTCAATACGCTTGCGCAGGAAAAGGCCATCATGGACCGGCTCCGGCGCTACCCCCACTGGGACAGCGCCATCAACCTGCACAATGAACTGAAGCCGGAGACCGTGAGCACCCTGCTCGACACCGTGACCTCTGGCTATGGCATCGTGCAGCGCTACTACAGGATGAAGCGGGAACTGCTGGGTCTGGACGAGCTGTTCGACTATGACCGTTATGCTCCCCTGCCCGGAGCGGAGGGAGAAAAAGCCCTGTCCTGGCCGGAATGCCGGAGCGTGGTGCTGGAGGCCTTTGCCGCCTTTTCGCCCGAAATGGCGGAGATGGCGGATGGCTTTTTCAGGGAGCGGCGCCTGCATGCCCCGGTTCTGCCGGGCAAGGCCAGCGGCGCCTTCGCCCACCCGACCGTGCCTTCGGCCAGACCCTATGTGCTCCTGAACTACACCGGCAGGCGGGAGGATGTCTTTACCCTGGCGCACGAGCTGGGCCACGGCGTGCATCAGACGCTGGCCGCGCGGCAGGGCCTGTACAACAGCGACACCCCGCTGGTACTGGCCGAGACCGCTTCGGTTTTTGCGGAAATGCTGGTCTTCAGGGCCATGCTGAAGCGGGAGCGGTCGGCGACCCGGCGCTGTGCGCTTGTCGCAGGCAAGCTGGAATCCATCTTTGCCACGGTGTTCCGGCAGGTGGCCATGAACCGTTTCGAGGCGGCCATGCACGAGGGCCGGAGTCGGGGCGAGCTGTCCGCGGAGCGGCTCTCCGCCCTCTGGCTGGACACGCAAGGGGCCATGTTTGCGGATTCGGTGACCCTGACCGACAATTATCGCCTTTGGTGGGCCTATATCCCCCATTTTCTGGCCACGCCGGGCTATGTCTACGCCTATGCCTTTGGCGAGCTGCTGGTGCTGGCGCTGTACGCCCGCTACGAGCAGGAGGGCTGGGCCTTTGTGCCGGCCTATCTGCGGCTTTTGGCCGCGGGTGGCAGCCGTGACCCCTATGCCCTGCTCGCGCCTTTTGGCATTGATCTGGATGATCCGGCCTTCTGGCAGGGCGGGCTGGAGCTGATTCGGGCGCTGCTGGCCGAGGCGGAGGAGGCGAGCGCCGTGCAAGGTCGGGACTAG